CCAGCTCTCAATTCAGTAGAGTTCTTCCTGGAACATTTGCCAACTCTATCCAGGGGCCTATTGTAGATCGGGAACTCCTGAACTCCAGAAAGTTCCAGTGGGGAAGTAGGAATTGCCTCTGGGTCTGGGCACAGAGGGTGAGGGGCTCCCTGAGCCGGGATGCACTCTTATGACAAGTCAACAGGAGAGTCCATAAAGCTGTCCTTTCaggggagggaacaagaaaggggAAAGCTTGGAGACTAGGGTCAGGGTCATGTTCTCAGCTGGGCCTGGAAGACCCTTGTCCCCACCGACACATCTCTCCCCACAGTCCAGGGAACCTGGAAGCTTGGCGGGCTGTCTCAGGAGTGCTGAGGGAAATGAGGTCAGGGAGCAAATACCTGGCCCAGCTGTAGGTCAGGTTGGCCAAGGCTGCCTAGTCGCACCTTTTTAACTCCCTGATGGCACCTGCCTGACAGCCCCAGATGGGGGATCTGACACAGCTTCTCTTCCTGGGTCgggtctaggggaaggttttaCCCACGGGGAAGGGAGTAGTGGTCAGGAATGTCTCGGGGTCTGGTCCCTTAAGGGAGAAGGACCAGCCTCAGGAATGGTCAGACCCCTTTGCTATTGTCCCACAACCTCTGCAGCTTTCACTTGTGAGATGCTGGCTCCCTCTGCTGGTAGCTTCCTAAGCGATGGATCACTTCCACTGGCccactttgtttttgttgttaagactcatagcaatcctatgtgacAGTTTAGACCTGCCCCAttgcattttcttggctgtaatctttatggaagcagatggccaggtctttttgccacggagctgctgagtggattggaaatgccaaccttttggttagcagttgagtgcttaaccagtgtaccaccagggctccttcagtcccTATTTAGGGAAGGGCTAACACTTCCTGAGCTCCTACTCATCACCAGGCACTATGCCCAGCACTGGGGACACAGACGAAGACCCTGCCCCTACGAGTGATGACCCAGTGTCATCTGTCACAATTTAAGGACAGGCATGAGCTCCCATCAAAGGACAGTTCCCCcagctcagctggaacctgtgaGAGGAGTCTGTGGTCAGGTAACCACAACAAAGCCCAAATACGAACCCAGCTTCTTCCATTTACCAGCGCCTGCCTTATGAAAATGTCCCtgagtagcacaaatggtttgctctactaacctaaaggttggtggttcgagtccacctagcaGTGCCACAaagaaagtcctgtcaatctgcttccaaaaaggttacaatcaagaaaaccctacggagcagttctactccataacacctGCATGGCAACAAGTCCCGGCTCTGTGAAAGAAGAAGGCTTACTTTCCAAGGTTGAGAGAGTTACCTGGGCTGGTGTTTTATGGCACCTCTCCTGTGCTTCTTGTGCTTCCTGCCCACACCCGGATTGCCCTTACCCCCAGCAGACCCACCATTTTGGCTGTGGGGATGGCCTTTGGTACTGGAAGTCCTGGAAGGGCAGCACTTCCAGGTGGAATAGGGAGAGGGTGGGAGCGTGTGAACAAACTGGGCCGCCTGCAGGCTAGTTTATCCAGGCCCTTTGGAGAATTTCTTTCAAGGGGAGGAAACCACAGGGAATTGATAGCTCCAGGCCACAGAGTCTGCTGGTGAGGGATGAGTTAACATGAGAGGTCTATGATGTTGACTTACTCCCTGGCTCCAGAGCTCCCTGTCAACTGGTTTGTCTGGGCAGCTGTGGGCCACTAGTCCCTAACAGCAGGGAACAGCCTGCCAGGACCCCAGATGGGTAAGGCAGAGCTGTGTCCTGGGATTTTCAGCTCTGAGAGTGAGTTGACAACAGGCCCTAATGTCCTGAAAGCCAGTGTCCTCTGGCACCAGAGGCAACGTGTTGCGTAAGTGGAGTCCTCTATCTGGAGCCTCAGGCAGAAGCATCCAGGGTGGGACTGGACCAGAGGCACTAGGATGGGGGAAGGGCATAAGGGATGAGGGTCTTCTGTTGAGTTGTACCCTTTCCAAGCCTTGGCCTAAGTCCTCCCTCTGGACTCAGCAGGGCCTGACCCCTTCCAACCCCAGTTTCCCCTCTCCCCACGCCCTAGCCCGAGGCAGACATCCCTAAGATAGAGTTGAGAGGGCTGTGGGTCAAGAGGCCAGAGGGGCGGGAGGGCTCTTCATCACTGGCTGGAGTCCGTAGATTCCCAGTCAAGGCCCAAGCTCACTGCTAGAGCCCAGTCAGGAtgggcaggcaggctggggaAGAAGCGCACAGAGGTGTATACTCCAGTTCATCAGAGGCTGGCGATGCCGTTGGTCAGTCTGAGGAAGAACCACGACTTGGGGGTGAAGTTCCTCAAGGGGCTATCACCCTCCACACCAGCCCACAGCCTCCAGTCTGAGGTACCTCTCCTGGAAACTCTGGTTCTCTTTCCCCCATCCTTGCCTTTTGGGACTGGCCCTCTCACCGCTCGACCGTGGAGCTTATAGGACTCCCCAGCACACAAAGTCACTGTCCAGTGTAGCCCACCAGCAGCCCCCAGAGTCTCCCACGTTGCCAAATGCTGTGTTTATTGGTCTATTACACTGAAGAGTATAATTTCTGAGCCAAAAAAACATACACACTCTGCTCCTCACAAAACCACTGAGTCACTAAGGCAGGCACACAACGGCCACCCGTGCTTGGTGGCAGCCAAGGACTCATGGATGACAGGGACGGGCAATGGGGTGGGCTGGCCCCCAAACAGGCTGTGCACAGCCCAGGGAGGGGCAGTGGCTGGGAAGGCTGTGCTGGATGCAAAAGGGCTGCTGGGCCCTTTCCTATGTTTCAGATGCAAGACGTCTACCAGGCCTTAGTGACTGCTGGGCAGGCCCCAACCCCTGGCAGATGCGGCCTCCTGGCTCCAGAGCAAGGCCTACCCTGCACATGTTGTAGTGGGGGGGGCGGTACGTAGGGGTAACAGAGCAAGCAGCATGCCTAGGCCTGGGGTCAGGGGCTAGGCCCTTCCCAGCACCCCAGCAAGTAAGGCTTCTCTAAGGGGCGTTGTGAGGGAGAGGGTCCCCAGGCCTCACAGAAGCCTGAGAAGTGAGCAGATGGCAGAGCCAGCCCTGTTTCCCACAAGGGACAAGCAGGGAAGACCCAGGCACTCCTGCCTCCCTCAGCCCCAGGGACTCAGCAGATGCCTGGGAGGGCCGATGGGCTTCCCAGGAGCTCTGGGGCCTGTCCCTGAGAGGAGGCTGCCTGACTCACCTCCCTAAAGAACCACTCTGCTCTCCTCTAGAGAGCAAGCGCCCCCACCGCCTTCCAGATCATCCCGGTGGCAAAAGCATCATTTACACAGTTTCCAGGGATGCATCTGCTGCGTGAAGCACAGGCAGGTGGAGAGAGACGGTACAGACACATGTGGGTGCACCGTACAGGTGGCGCGGTAGATGGGGGGCACCTCGGGTGGCCAAAGGCAGTGGCAGTGCTGCTGAAGTGGGCTGCTCCCACCCAGGACCTGTGTCCAGTGAATGAACTCGCAGTCATTCCCGCTGCCCAGCTGGGGCTGGTTTGCACCATGCTGGGCCTGCACAGGGCCTCTTGGGAGATACAGTACAGAGCTCCCTGGTCCCAACAACCTCGCTAGGCAGGGCCCGGGCAACTGCAGCCCCTGCTAACTCTGTAGGGCCCAGATGACTCAAGAGAGGCAGTGGGGACAGTCCAGGCTGTGGCTGCAGGGGCAGTGTGACTAATCCCAGCTGTTTGAGTGGGGAGTGCACAGGTATCCCCCCAGGCAGCAGCTTCCTGAGGCCGAGCTCTCCCATCCCGGCCCTGGTCTAAAGGCATCCTGGCCCCCGACTTGCCCTGTGGGGCCAGCACTGCCCACAGTCGGATCCCAAGCTCACAATCACTTTGTTAGTAACACAGTCAAGCAGGCAGGGTCAGTGGGGGGTTGGGCAGTCTCAGCTGCAACGCCCCTTCCGGTCGCCTTGCTGCGGCCCAGGGGCCCAGAGCCCCGGTTCTGCACGGCTGCCGCCTCCCAGCCTCAGCCCTCACTTGTTCTCTATGAGCATCTGCACCTTGTGGACGAGGTCCCGGGCAATCCGCAGGATCTCCTGGGCATCGTGCCGCTCAGCCCGTTCTGGGGGAAACACAGATAACTGTGGAGAGGCCTGGAGGGAGGACAGCAGGCTGACCACCCTGCCCCGTCCCCACTACTGGACTTCTGACATCCTGCTTCCAGGGAAGGGACCCCAATGTTCCTTGAAAAGCCCTCCAACCCTGCCCAGGCTAGGAGCAGACGCCCCATTCCCTGCTAAAATCTAGCGGGAACCAGCCCATACCATTGAAGAACTTGATGATGTCAGTGAAGTCCATGTTGTTGTCACGGATAATCTCACGGTAGGCCTCCACCAGGGCCAGGGCGATGAACAGGACAAAGTGCTCCGAGGAAATGTGTCGGGCAGCCCATATCACCTCCCACACGGCAAACACATCCTCGTATAGCAGCTCTGGAGACAGTAAGGGGCTAGGGCTAAGGCTGAGTCTGGCTGGCCTGGCTGACCATTGTCCTCTGCACAGAGCCACGTGGGAGTCGGAGCTCCCGGGGCCCAAGTCCTGGATTCTCCCGGTCACACACAGCCTGGTCTAACAGCAGGGTTTCCCTACCCTGGTCCAAGACTCTGCCCATCTCCTGGTAATTTCTGCAGACCCCAGACTGCACTTCACATCAGCCAGAACAGCTTTACTTACTAGGCTTTACACCTTGGTGCCCTGGTGAGGTTTTGTTTGAAAAAAGTTCTGAGAACCATTGCCTTAGGGTAGTATTTTTCTAGCCTGACTGCActttggaatcacctgggggagGGCTTTTAAAAACACCTGTCCAGGTTAGTAAGTCCAGGGATGGGGCCCAGGGTACTGGTATTTTCTAGAAGTTCTCCAGATGATTCCAAAGTGTAGTTATGGTTGAGAGACACTGACTTTGGGGAAGAAGGATGTCCTGCTGCCGCTAACCCCCTCGATCCAACCCACCTCCTACCTCTTTTAAAGTCTAGCAGGAACCAGCGGTAACAGAAGTAGAAATGGGTATAGTCTCCATTCTGATGCATCAGTTCAAACAGCTCTGAGTCCAGGATCTGGTGTTGAGGATGAAGAAAAAGGACAGGGACTGACTGGATGCTGCCTCTCCCCAGAGCCCCTCACCTCCACGCCCGGGGAGGCCTGGCTGGCAGCCTCTCTGCTGTCCTGGGCCTGACAGTCTCCCCTCCGGTGTCTTCAGATGGGATCACACTCTGCTGCCCTGTACATCTCTCTGGGCTGGACTCTTTACGGTGTTATGCCATTTTCTGGGTGTTTGATTTCATCATCACCCCCAACGTTCACCAGAACTTTCACGGGCACAAGCATTCACACACTCATATTCCTCCTCACTTTGTAACACTGAAAAAAagtgtctttttttgtttaatgagCAAAATTAAGCATATACGGAAAGAACATTTTTGTGGAAGAAGGACAAGCCCAGTGGTGTCAGCTTATGTGTCCACGGGGGCTGCAGACCTCACCTGGATGAGGGAGCGCATGTTGGCAAAGTGGGTGTCCATGGCGCCCCCATTGGGAAAGTTCTGGCTCATCCTCTTCATGAGGTGGCCGAAACAGCTGTAGGCCAGCTGATCTGAGGGGAGACAGGAGTAAAGTCGGCAGGGGGTGCCCCCGGCCTCTGGAGACAGACTCCTCACTACACAAAGGGTCCCATGCCCAGAGGACAGGGCTGGTTTATGCTCCCACTGTCCTGACCCAGTggtcttcctttcccttctccagcTTGTGTCAGCCCAACCCCATTTGGGGCACCCTGCTTTGGACGTGGGGTCTCCGTCCCTCACCATTGTCGAGGATGACCAGGAGAGGTGCCAGCAGGTCACACATGCCCTGCACGTAGCCCACGTCCAGGTGCTCCCACACGTAGCTGAAATGCCAGGCAGAGTCACAGGGGCAGCCCCAGTCTCCTCTCCCCTCTGGGACTCCTAGGATAGGCTGAAGGGCAGTCTAGGAAGGGTCCCTGAAGCAGCCTGCTCCCCAGAAACCAGCCTTTCCACAGCCCTGATGTACTTCTTCTGGGCCCCACAGGGGGAGGACAATGGTAAACAGCCCATTGCTCCTGACCTCAAGACACTCAGGCACTCGGGGAAGACAGACAATCAGGAGGCCACCCAACTTGGTTTGCTGGGGCAGGGGCAGCCCTGGAGTGAGGGATATCAGGTAGGACTTCCTGAAGAAGGGTAGCCAAAGTGGAGGTTGTTGCAGAAAATGAAGAGGGGTGGGTGTGGGGGTAACATGCAGGACAAAGTGGTCCAGACAGAGGGAGCCAAGTCCAATACAGGCATGGAGAGAAGCTGGGCACCTCTGGGAACCTGACACAGGTTCATAGAGCAACTGGCAGCAGCCGGCTGTGGGGTGGGccctgcctcccacccccacctcaccccagcCCGGCCCCACAGCGGCACCTGCACATGACGTCCCGGAGCCGCTCCAGGTTGGGGGGCGTGAAGTACCAGTAGTTGCGGTCACATCTCTGCACATCCTTGTCTATGCGGTGCAGGTTTAAGGCGACGGTGTCCAGTAATTCTATCTGGAAGAGTAGAAGACCCTCAGAGGTGGGGCTGGCCAGCCTCTCCAAGGTTGGGGGCAGTGGCTGATGCCCAAATGAAGAAATGCAACAAGGGCAGGGAACCGAGGGGGCTGGGAGAGCAGAGTGCCCCGGCGATGCCGAAAAAGGGGCTCAGTGTCCACCTCTAGCACTGTCAGCACATCCCTACCTCCACCCCGCAGCCCTTGTCCCCAAGCCTTGGGATGCCAGGGAGGCCTCGGAGCCAGCTGAGGGCAGCGCCTGGAAACGCCCACGTACAGTGTAGGCAGCAGCACACATGGCCGCAAGTTCCTCCCCTGCCTCCACCAGCTCCCTGGCCTGTGAGGCCTTCTCCTGGCTGGGATCCTGGGGCTCAGAGAAAGCATGGGCCACAGGTTCTGGCCCGTCGGAGCCTTCTTCCCCTCCACCGCCGTCCTCCTCCTCGAAGCCCACACTCTGCCCCTCATCAATGCTGGACTGGATGCCTGAGGCCACGGAGTAGTTGCGAGAGGACGGCAGCCCTGAGTCCGGGGAGTCGAACTCCACCGACTGCTGCTCCACCACGGCAGTGCCTGGGGTTCCCGCTTCCTGCTCCTGCTCAGGCTTGGGCCCAGGATCTTCAGTGCCCTGGGGCCCCAGGGGCTCCACGTCATCCACAGAGATAAACACCTGGTGGGGTGACACAGATGGTGGGGCTCACACCTGTACTTCGGCACCTTCCCCAGCTCCCTGCCTCCTTCCTGGGTCAGCACTGAGCCATTATTCTCTCCACACCCCATAGACTCCTAGGCTCTGGGTCTCCCCTCTGAGGGAACTCAGGCTCTGGACAATCATGAAGATACCATTTTGGGCCCTAACCAGGGTCCCCTCCTAAGGCCTCTTTCGGGAGCATGAGGACAACTATGAGGGGCTTTAGGGTTTCCTGGGACTGGTGTCGGCAGAAGGGGAACTGGAGGCCTGGATACTTTGTGGCCCATTCGAGCTAAGTCTCCTTCCACAAGGCTCTCCTCAAGTCACATGAATGCATCAGCCTGAGGAAACTTCATTATTGGTGTCTTGATGTGGCTGTTGGGGGTACCTGGGGTGAGGGCCAGCGGGAGGTTTTAGAAGAAACAAGTTTTTTGCTTATATGCAGTATTTAATGCCCAGCAAAACAAGCCAGAAAACTTCTCTAGCAAGTACCTAACATTTATATTAGTTTCAGACAAGCTGAGAAGAGATAAAGAGTGAAAGGAGATATCTTACTGACTGGAAATAGTCCACCACCATAGACAGATCACAGAGAACCAAGAGACCTACAgagaccttttttttccccctcctcttttttttatttagactATGCAGGGAAAGGAATGTCGAAAGCAGTTTTCGCTTTGGGCAAAGAGCATGAAGTGCTGAGTCAGTAATGGGTAAAACCATGGTTCTGAGGCACCTGAGAGCCTGACTCAGAATACTGCCAGTGAGGAAAGGTACCGCTATCCTCGAGCTAAGCAGCTGGGGCATTTTGCAGATTCAAGTTTTATACAGCTCAATgtcagaggcagagagaggtcaATGATGAACAGGGGATTAATAAAAAGCACATGGAAAAGGAGAGTGTTTTGGCAGTGATATTTCTTTAAGTTTTGCTCCAACTTGGGTTTTctgttaatattaaaaaattaacaaggATTTATTGAAGTAACAAGATGTAAAAGAGTATCCTTAAAATGAAACTTCTTAGCAGTGCTGGTTGGACTAAGCAGCTATGGTTTAGAACTTGCTGTCCACCCAAAGGCAGGGGTGATGCCGGGAAGAACTACCCAGGCTCTGAACTGGCCTTGCACAGCCAATCCTATAAGATGAGAGAAAACATCACAGGGTTGGGGGGGGCCTTTGCCAGTAGACCCCAAAGGGACCTCACTGAGTGTCCCCCTGTTCTCTGGCCAACAGCTCTGGGTGAGACCTCTAGAATCAGATGATATTAGAACTGAAAGGGGAAACAGAGGGGCCCAGAGTCAGAAAGCTCTTGTCCAGAGATACTTGTGAACAGTGGATCTGGGATGAGGAACCTGTTCCTAGCCTTGAGGTCCCTCTACAGGGGGAGGGCTTCCCTAAATGCCTACAAGTCCATCTTTGCCTGCAGGTTCATAGAAACAATCCAAACCTACACACCACGAACATGTAACATCGGTGTAACATGGCTTCCTTCTCAAAACATGTCCACATGCACTGCCCAGAGCAGTGGGAGCCTAACCCTATACAGTTACTGCATTTTTCAGTTAAAGCAATGAGACACAGACACACCGAGCCTGAGCACTAGAGGTCGGGCAAGCACTCGGGTCGCCCGTGAGTCACATGCTGGCCCCCACCGCCCACCCCTGCCCATCAGGCTCCTCACGTCGTTGCTGATGGTAGAGTCCCGGTGGATGAGGCGCTGCACGTGGCTGTCAATGCTGCTGCCTGAGGAGAACTTAGCGAGTGTGGTGGGGTGGGCCTCTCGCTCCCGCTGCCTCACCACCACCTCGCAGGCCTTCCACTCCGCCAGCACCCGCTGGTACCTGGCCGCCACCACAGCATCTACCTGCACTCAGATCATACCGTAACCACGGGGGTAGCTGGGGCAGCTGGAGACTAGAGCAGCCGCTCTGCTCACGTCTTTCTCTGCCACGCTTCCCTCCAGATGGGAAGTGGCTGAGGCTTCTGAGGCCCCCTCCCTGGGCTCCCACCCCCACGGGAACCAGTGCCCCTACCTGCTCCATCTCCTTCTTGCTCATGCCGAACTTGTAGTGGCCGAGTAGAAAGGGCCAGACGTCCTTGCGGATCTCGTGCTCCACACCTCCGTAGTAAACCTGCCGTAGCAGCTCCAGCTCCTTGTAGTTCTGAGGGACCCGAGGAGCAAAGACTGTGCAGCCCCCATGGACACCCCGTGGTGAGGGGGCTACGGAGGGTGGGTCAGTCACTCTGCTGAGGCCTAGGCAAGTCCTGCTGTGTGCGGCCACACCTACCTCACCCCAGATGAGAGTGGGATGAGATCTATGTCAACCCTTCTTCCTTACAGAGCAGGAAACTGAGCCCAGAACCATGCAGATTTACCCAAGTTCCAGAGCAGCACAGAAGAGAGAGGATTCCAGGCCGGTACTCTTCCCAAATAAACCCAGCTGTCTGAGATTTCACCATGACCTCAGTCACCCATGGCCATCGGCCCCTGGCCCATCACCCCCACCCCTACCTGGGTTTCACCTCAACGCACACTCAGTCTATGCAAGCTGCTCCAGCAATAGGCTACTCTGCACTCACCACTGCCCAGCCCAGCTCTTCAACTTGGCCCCTGGCCCGCAACCCCCAGAGCGTGTACCTTTTTGTCCTTCTGATACTTGCTCCACACGTCCTTGGTGAGGCCCCCGGGGGCCCCTGGGGGCCGGTCTGGTGGGATAATGTTGTGGTGCACCAGCGCTGACAGGTGGGTCCGCACCGTGGATAGGTGGCGGCAATACGCCAGCCCTGCGGTGGGGAGCCAGAAACCAGTGACCACAGTGCCTTCCCTCGCCTGCCCCCGGCCCCTCACTGCCCCATCACCCCATACTCACAGCCGTAGAAGGCCCGGGACACAATCTGCCTCTTCATGCTCTCACACAGTAGCCTGAGGGGCAACCTGTGGAAGCAACCAGGCTCAGAGTGGGTGGGCAGGGCCTATCTGGTGAGAGGACATCCCCAGCTTGGCAACAGGTGAGGCACTCAGGTTGGGGTGGGAGCAGGAGCTGGTGAGAACTAAATGAGAAATAACCTATGTGAATGCCCAGAgttgtgcctagcacatagtagctgCTCAGTACCGGTGAGCTCCCCTTTCTGACGTGGACACAGATCCTGTTCTCAGGTCATATGCCTGAGGACGCTCAGCAGACATCTGGGCATCTGCCACATGCTTGCAGCAGCGTGGGAATGGTGTTCACGCCTTTgctaggttctcttttttacctGTTCCTTCATTTTTTGCCTGTTCTTCTGATGACCTTCAGGTGGTTCTCTCCATTTTCACGAGGAAACCTAGGTTCACTAAAGTGAAGTtagttgtccaaggtcacatgggTGGGCAGAGGCCCAGATTCTGGATCCAGGGCTCTACATTCTCGCAGTCTCCTGAGCCTCTATCCAATGGCCTTACTGCCTTTCCAGAGCCTTGTCACTGTGTGTACGTTTTGCCCCCACCCCTTGACCTCAGGCTGTGAGGGATGGGATGGGCAGAGAATCCAATGGGCAGTCAAAGAGGCTCGTGAGGGTGGAGAGAAACCCAGAACACACAGCACTTTCCTCAGTCCCTCTGGATACCACTTTCCAAGATGCTCCTGAGCTCCCCGGCTGCCGTGCCGGTTCCACCTTTCTGCTCCCCAGGCCTGAGCATGTACGTGTCTGTGAACCCCGAGGCAGGGAGAGTAGGGAAGCAAATGattgtattatccccattttacagatgtggagacCGAGGCTGAGAAACGTAGAGActcaaaggaccacatgaaccagagactccaccagcctgagatcagaactagatggtacctagctaccaccaatgacagccctgacagggaacacaactgagagtcccagacagagcaggataaaaatgtagaacagaattcaaattcacgtaaaaagaccagacttactggtctgacagaggctgggggAACTCCCCAGACTATGCCCCCAgacgctctgctaacccagaactgagacCACTCCtaaagcccacttttcaaagattagacaggcctataaaacaaaaaataacacacatgagggacatgcttcttagttcaatcaaatatacaccgccaaatgggcagttcctgtccaaaagcaggatgagaaggcaggaagggacaggaactggacgaatggacagagaaaacctggggtggaaagggggagcgtactgtcacattgtggggattgcaaccagtgtcacaaaacagtatgtatataaGTTATTGAATGAGAAGTTAACTTgggccgtaaactttcacctaaagcacaataaaaagaaagaaagaaagaaaagaaacgtAGAGACTCAATAACTTGCCAAAATCACATGGGTAGTGGTTAGCAGAAGTGAAATTAGAACCTAGGTGTGTCCAGCTCCAGGGGCCACCTTGTCAGGCAAGTGACATGGGCCCTAAGGACCAACACGCACCCATGAACAAACACATCATCTGGGAGGCTGACGGCCTGGGCCCTGCCTACTCACCGGTCGGGGATGCAGCTGCAGTGGCTCGGGGTGGCGAATGGGGAACTGCTGGAGGAGCAGGAGAGGCAGGGGGAGCCTTGGCTGCACAGGGGCTTCAGGTGCCAGGCTGGCAGGCTGGGCCCGAAGCCTTGCATCTCAATCATGTCACCGGCATCTGAGGGCAGGAAGGGGGCCAGGGTTAGAGGCTGGCAAGCCTCCTCCCCCAAGCACCCTGCAGCATGCCCACCTCTGCGCCCAGAGCTGCTGCATGAAGTCACCGGTGGTGGAAAACCACAGGCTGGTGCCTCCCTGGTCCAGAGCCCAGAGGTGGAAATGGTGGAGAGAGGGTGCCTGCTACTTCCCAGCTTCCACCAAGCCTGGAGAGGGTCGGCAGGTGTCTTTCTGCTTGTGAGAAAATACTTTGACTGAGTTGTGGGTGATGGCATTTGTCTCTCTCTACTGACAATGGAATAAACACTTGTTTTTCTagaaggaggggagagaaagagaaggaacaacaaagGCCTGAGTGTCCTACAATGCTGCTGCCAACTAGCTTGGCTTTCAAGGATTCAGCCTGGTCCTCTTGGTCAAACTCCTAGATGAGCAGGAAGGTGTTGCGAACACTACAAACTCTGAACCCTCCTGTGCCAGGCAGGCTTCACTGGTTAAAGCCCCTGAGGAGCCCCAGAGCCACCTGTCCTGCCCCTGGGGTTCCAGATCTGGCAGCCAGCCCGGGCCCATACTGCCAGCCCACGTGGCCCTCCTGAGTTCCTCTCTATTTTCGCTCAGCCTATCTGCACCCAGCACGGTGGGTGGCCTCCCAGAAATGCACAGGTGAGCTGGAAGGAAAGCCAAATTCCCAGGGCTGCCAGGCCACTGAGGGAGGCGGGTGGCTGGGCACACCAGCCAACCATCTGAGTGcaagtcacagaacaatgtgcCCAGGTACAGCCTCAGCAAAGAGAGCTCCTTGGATACATCTATACCCCCAGCAGACTGACACCTTCACGGCAGCCCAGCTGGTCTGAATCAGAACTGAAGACCCTGGGGAGCTTCCAGGGCCAGCGGGCAGGGCACTGCTCGAGGGGCCCTCTGGCAGATGAGCCAGATGAGTTTCACAAAGAA
The window above is part of the Elephas maximus indicus isolate mEleMax1 chromosome 19, mEleMax1 primary haplotype, whole genome shotgun sequence genome. Proteins encoded here:
- the SGSM2 gene encoding small G protein signaling modulator 2 isoform X4: MGSEEDTVKEKLLWNVKKEVKQIMEEAVTRKFVHEDSSHIIALCGAVEACLLHQLRRRAAGFLRSDKMAALFTKVGKTCPVAGEICHKVQELQQQVEGSKYYEKEALLADPVFGPILASLLVGPCALEYTKLKTADHYWTDPSADELVQRHRIRGPPNRQDSPAKRPALGIRKRHSSGGASEDRLAACAREYVESLHQNSRTRLLYGKNNVLVQPKEDMEAVPGYLSLHQSAENLTLKWTPNQLMNGTLGDSELEKSVYWDYALVVPFSQIVCIHCHQQKSGGTLVLVSQDGIQRPPLHFPQGGHLLSFLSCLENGLLPRGQLEPPLWTQQGKGKVFPKLRKRSSIRSVDVEEMGMGRATDYVFRIVYPGHRHEHITINYHHLAASRAASVDDEEEEEDKLHSMLSMICSRNLTAPNPMKDAGDMIEMQGFGPSLPAWHLKPLCSQGSPCLSCSSSSSPFATPSHCSCIPDRLPLRLLCESMKRQIVSRAFYGWLAYCRHLSTVRTHLSALVHHNIIPPDRPPGAPGGLTKDVWSKYQKDKKNYKELELLRQVYYGGVEHEIRKDVWPFLLGHYKFGMSKKEMEQVDAVVAARYQRVLAEWKACEVVVRQREREAHPTTLAKFSSGSSIDSHVQRLIHRDSTISNDVFISVDDVEPLGPQGTEDPGPKPEQEQEAGTPGTAVVEQQSVEFDSPDSGLPSSRNYSVASGIQSSIDEGQSVGFEEEDGGGGEEGSDGPEPVAHAFSEPQDPSQEKASQARELVEAGEELAAMCAAAYTIELLDTVALNLHRIDKDVQRCDRNYWYFTPPNLERLRDVMCSYVWEHLDVGYVQGMCDLLAPLLVILDNDQLAYSCFGHLMKRMSQNFPNGGAMDTHFANMRSLIQILDSELFELMHQNGDYTHFYFCYRWFLLDFKRELLYEDVFAVWEVIWAARHISSEHFVLFIALALVEAYREIIRDNNMDFTDIIKFFNERAERHDAQEILRIARDLVHKTDQRHRQPLMNWSIHLCALLPQPACPS
- the SGSM2 gene encoding small G protein signaling modulator 2 isoform X1 translates to MGSEEDTVKEKLLWNVKKEVKQIMEEAVTRKFVHEDSSHIIALCGAVEACLLHQLRRRAAGFLRSDKMAALFTKVGKTCPVAGEICHKVQELQQQVEGRKPLGGSHEALRRQCSASGKALTLSPQALKHIWVRTALVEKVLDRVVQYLVENCSKYYEKEALLADPVFGPILASLLVGPCALEYTKLKTADHYWTDPSADELVQRHRIRGPPNRQDSPAKRPALGIRKRHSSGGASEDRLAACAREYVESLHQNSRTRLLYGKNNVLVQPKEDMEAVPGYLSLHQSAENLTLKWTPNQLMNGTLGDSELEKSVYWDYALVVPFSQIVCIHCHQQKSGGTLVLVSQDGIQRPPLHFPQGGHLLSFLSCLENGLLPRGQLEPPLWTQQGKGKVFPKLRKRSSIRSVDVEEMGMGRATDYVFRIVYPGHRHEHITINYHHLAASRAASVDDEEEEEDKLHSMLSMICSRNLTAPNPMKDAGDMIEMQGFGPSLPAWHLKPLCSQGSPCLSCSSSSSPFATPSHCSCIPDRLPLRLLCESMKRQIVSRAFYGWLAYCRHLSTVRTHLSALVHHNIIPPDRPPGAPGGLTKDVWSKYQKDKKNYKELELLRQVYYGGVEHEIRKDVWPFLLGHYKFGMSKKEMEQVDAVVAARYQRVLAEWKACEVVVRQREREAHPTTLAKFSSGSSIDSHVQRLIHRDSTISNDVFISVDDVEPLGPQGTEDPGPKPEQEQEAGTPGTAVVEQQSVEFDSPDSGLPSSRNYSVASGIQSSIDEGQSVGFEEEDGGGGEEGSDGPEPVAHAFSEPQDPSQEKASQARELVEAGEELAAMCAAAYTIELLDTVALNLHRIDKDVQRCDRNYWYFTPPNLERLRDVMCSYVWEHLDVGYVQGMCDLLAPLLVILDNDQLAYSCFGHLMKRMSQNFPNGGAMDTHFANMRSLIQILDSELFELMHQNGDYTHFYFCYRWFLLDFKRELLYEDVFAVWEVIWAARHISSEHFVLFIALALVEAYREIIRDNNMDFTDIIKFFNERAERHDAQEILRIARDLVHKTDQRHRQPLMNWSIHLCALLPQPACPS